From the Juglans microcarpa x Juglans regia isolate MS1-56 chromosome 3D, Jm3101_v1.0, whole genome shotgun sequence genome, the window cataatatatatatatatatatatttttggaaacAAGATAATATTAGTTTAACTCAACGTTCTCTATTTATTTGCCAGTAATGATATAATCTTATTAAGATATGCAAGTTGgtatacttcattttttttaaaaataaggtcgattattaaaaaattattttatatatatatattttaaatttatacgcTTTAATTCACCTTATTTCCTTAACGTATTCTATGTcagttgtaaaatttttttattaagattttgttatcaaacaatattttcctatatttttatCAGTGACATGCACTGTTTCATTGATTGCATGCATGTTGTCATTATTCGTCCGTATAAAACGTAGTTTGTTTCTCTAATGAATAGAATAATACGGGTGAGATTGTAAAATAACGATGCTTCCTCCTTCGTCCTCTTTCTCGCATTCGGTAGAGAAATCGAGGATGAAACGAGGAGAAAGTTCAGGTCTTGAGTCTCATCTGATGATTACGATCCAAGAAAGAAGgcatgatgaagaagaagaagaagaagcagattGTTGGATAGGAAATTATGTGGAAGAAGCAAAAGAACAAGTGTGGTTAGCAGTGCCTTTAATAGCAGTTAGTATGTTGCAGTACAGCTTACAAGTGATATCGATAATGTTCAACGGTCATCTTGGAGAGCTTCCTCTTTCCGGTGCCTCTTTGGGGTCTTCCTTTGCTTCAGTTACTGGCTTCACTGTCCTGGTAACAACAGCCTTCTGATCTTCTGCTTTCTCCTACGTACACTGCAggctaatatttttctttttctttttggtaaaCTGTAATCTTTGTATATGGAATTCATGGAAAGCTTAACCAGTGTTAAATGTTTGAAAATCATCACAAATTcaggaaaattaaattatttcctCTGTTTCAAACATGTCTTGTAGCTAGGGATGGGAAGCGCATTAGAGACGCTATGAGGACAAGCCTATGGAGCGAAACAGTACCACATGCTAGGTGTTCACACGCAGCGAGCAATGCTAACCCTCCTAGCCTTAAGCATTCCTCTAGCACTAATTTGGCACTACACAAGCACCATTCTCATAGCTCTAGGCCAAGACCATGAAATATCTACTGAAGCCGGAGTTTTCAATCGCTGGATGATCCAAGCCTTTTCGCCTTTGGCCTCCTTCAATGCCTAAACAGATTTTTGCAAACCCAGAACAATGTTATTCCTATGTTGATAAGCTCTGGAATCACGGCTTTGCTACATGTTCCTGTTTGTTGGGTTCTTGTGttcaaaattggatttgggATCAAAGGAGCTGCCTTGGCAATTAGTATTTCCAATTGGGTTAACGTACTTTTGCTGGcaatttatgtaaaattttctCCAGCTTGCGCAAAAACTTGGACTGGGTTTTCAGAAGAAGCCTTGCATGATCTTCTCAGCTTTATAAAGCTAGCTGTTTCATCAGCAATCATGATATGGTAAGTGCTATTTGCTTCTCATGAGTAATATGTTTCCAGGCAACAGAGCTGATCTTCTATTAGCAAATGAAACTCGGATCATTCTAGTTATCTGCTTATTGATTTGCATGCAGAAAGCATGAATGATATACCATTGTAATTGCTACATCTCAAAGCCACTCTGTTAAAGCCTTTAGAATAGTTTTGTTCATAAcaatatgaataaattttattgacagCTTCGAGTATTGGTCCTTCGAAATGGTTGTTCTCTTATCTGGTCTTCTCCCAAATCCAAAACTGGAGACATCAGTGTTATCAATAAGGTATTCCTTATCGTATTCCTAATTTATGAAAAGCTAAGCATCAAAGCCTTAATGTTCCTGTAACTCGCGATCACAGACTACAATTTTGCTATTTACATCATTTTGTAAGACAAACTATACATTtctgcataaaaataaaaataaagttccttagttctgtaattttttcaattctacAGTCTTAACACATGTTGGATGGTTTATATGATCTCTGTTGGTCTAGGCGGTACTATAAGGTTAGTCACACAATATGATTCAGTAATATCTCATTTCTCTTCACACCAGTACCATTGTCAATTCCAAACTCAATGAACTGCTTCCAAAAACTAAGAGATTCTTCTTATAGTACAAGAGTGTCAAATGAACTGGGTGCTGGGCGCCCACATGGTGCACGCTTGGCTCTTTCGGTCATGATCATAGTGTCCATCTCAGAGGGTGCAGTCGTAGGAATTACTACAATTTTGGTGCGCAATGTTTGGGGAAAGCTCTACAGCAATGAAGTAGAAGTGGTCAGATATGTTGCTAAAATGATGCCATTGCTTGCACTATCAGACTTCTTGGATGGATTCCAATGTGTCCTCTCAGGTCTTAAATTCTATCACAAGTAGTAAGTTCAAATGTTCAATAATCAAtgattctttgatttttcttgcTTAGTTTGAGCGCTTTGTTATTACTGCTGTTTGGCTATCTAGGGGCTGCTAGAGGATGTGGGTGGCAAAATCTCTGAGCATTTATAAATCTTGGCGCTTACTATGTTGTGGGAATTCCTTCTGCTGTGCTCTTTGCTTTTGTCTTCCATTTTGGAGGGatggtgcatctctctctctctctctctctctctctctctctctcatgttagTATTCAAGTTCTGAAATTGGTTTTAAGCAGGGGCTTTGGATGGGAATCATATCTGCACTTTCTGTTCAAGTTATTGCACTAATTACAGTAAACCTATACACAGATTGGAATATAGAGGTATGATCTCATCAATGTAGGACCTTAACTTGGATATAACTAATAGGGACATTAAGAGTTAACCAGAAATTTCACCCCACAGTGGGCACTTTAGCTAAAGGTACAAAAATTGGGAACCATTAGTTACACAGATGGCGTAACTAATGGCTAGAGGAGTGCAGTTCAAGCTTAAAGCTGTAAAACCAATCTGTCATAAATTTCTGCTGCCAGATTGTAACTTCAATATGATACTGACATGCAAAGACTCCAAGAAAGGGCTATCGTCTCCGAAGTTCATGTCTTTTGGCTTCAAAGgcataaattaataatcactGCTACCAGAATTGGGTTTTATATtacaaatatgatttttaaaataatgtcttttctttctctttctttcttcagGCAATGAAAGCTGCGCGTGGTGTTCAGAAAAGTAACATAATCATTGACACAGAAACATAGATTTGGTTTTCAAACCAAGAAAACAAATTGAACCGACCGTTTAAAATCAATGCCAAACAGAAAAGGTAAGGAAATTGTTCCTTCATAATTCCCAGGTGGAAAAGCTTTCAGAAGTGTTGCATCACTTTATCAGGATTTATTTCAAATGCTCGGAAAGAGTGTGTTTATTTCTCCgacttggattttcttttttgcactgcattgtttttttttttttacttcttcgTGTTcgttgaagatttttttttaatgtttgttgaAGCTTGATACCCTCCTTTTGTATCTGTTTTATAAGTTTAATGGAATCTTgagaacccaaaaaataaatgccAGTATTTGACACAAGGGACAATGGTTACAAATGGTCCTGCAGAATGATTTGGATATGCACCTAAACCTAGAGAGTTCATAAAATCACGTGAAGCCGTGAGTATTTTTCCAGAACAAACCACTTCAGGCTCTGTTCCAGAACAAACCACTTCAGGCTCTGTTCCAACCTCAATGTGTGCAATACGAAGCTAAGTTTATGTTGCCTatcatattttaagttttatctCTAGCCAACGATGGAATAAGAAATATTTCTATAGATAGGCCAAAGATTTTAAATCAAGATCTCTTACTTGCTGAAAGACTGGGATGCCTGCAACTTATTTCTTTAGAAAATTATGAACTGACTGTAAAAGTCTTATTAATTGACTTGTTAATTACGCAgttagatgagatgttttgttaaaaattgaataaaatattgttataataaaatttttattttgaaatttgaaagaattgaattatttattatattttgtgtgagaatttaaaaaaattgtaatgattatatgagatgagatgagataatttagtTTTGTATAATCAAACCAGCTATTGGCAGTTATGTGATTGGTGACATATCTATGATAAATTGTAGCACTTTTAAAATCACTCTTTTTCTCAACTTTAAGGTAGCATTTCTGCTTCCGTTATAACTTATAAAACATGgcttattttgatcatttcaCTTGTCAATAGGATGTGAAATGACTAAAATACTCTATGATTTACACTAAATGGATACTGTTCATTTAAGATGAAATGGACAGAattgcttaggaaaaaaaaaaaagaaaaaaagaagaagaagaagaagaagaagaagatgaaatggaCAGAATCCTATTACCCGTTACAAGCAATCCACGGGAAACAGAAAATACAGCGTTGATGTTTTCTCAATAGAATCGGAACTACAGAGCAAGCAATGAATTACTCGAgaataaaaaagttgatttcAAAATTTCGGAGGCATGAAACACCATATACCATATTGTAgcaacacaaacacaaaaatagTACAAATGAATCCAACTGACACTTCAAAATACATATGGAGATTTTCAATATTAGCAAAATCAAATTGATACAAAATGATCAGTATGTTAATATTTGAAGTAGGAATGTCCCATTGTGTTAGGCAGCAAGTTCAACTTACAACTACTGGTCGCTGGAAGGATGATCAGGAGAAGGGGGCGGAGGTTCCTCTCCATTCTCACTGGTTTCAATGGCATGTTCTGGTAAAGGTGGGGGTTCTTCACCATGCTCATTGTTCTGGGGATGAAAATTGATTGGGAACTTTGTGACCCTGGGCTTGTCAGCCAAAATATTTCTTTGAACCCTATCGACCAACAGCTTTGGCGGAGGTTCCTCCCTTAATTGTTCATCATCATAATCGTTGTTCACATAGTATCCAACTCGAACAAATTCTTGTCCCAGATAAGAACATGTCAATAGTAGTACCGTGACACCAATGATATCTTCATCACGGATTTTTGATGGGTCTGGAGGGTCTGCCTGCCAGGGgttttacaataaataattcagtaTTATTTTCATAAGCAAATTGGCAGTCAAATGCCAAGCAGTAATGAAAAATAACCTGAAGGACAAATCGGTAGTTGCCAATGTTGACAGGCCCAACAAGCACACTTTCAAGAAGCTGGTCATAAGTCTCATCCTCGGCAGATCCCACATATATGAGTTTCCATTCCAAATCTGAGAAGTTTTACAGAGTTACGACATGGAAACTATAGGAAAAATGGAACTCAAATGAACAATCCTTAATTTGTAGAGGCCTCACGACAAACCagtaaagaaaaatacaaagttCTATAACTTAAGAGAAAAACATATAGTTCAGAGAGAAAGATGACCACTTCTGGTTAGTACAATTATGCTCCGGCCTAaaaggaagagtggagggagagagaaagatgaCAAGGAATAGATCAAAAGGTCAGTAGGCTCCAGTGCCATTTTCATAACATTAGGTCCTTTCTCGTCTCATCCATATTGGCATATCTCAAAGCATTAATTTCAATACAGCACTAATTAAATCACCGTCATTTTTTACCTCCCTCTTCCCATTGAGCACTTCATCCTAAATTTAGAAAGTCTAAATTTTTAAGTGACAAGTTGTTTAAAAGTAAATACTACTCGTAGACTATATCGACTACAATCCTAATCATGACTCAAAGGTACACAGTAATGGACTTTCCTTTTGTAAATTCCAACCctcataatttaaattttgaactcCAGCTTTACTACCACTTAAAAACATTCCAATGCACTACAGATTCTAGAAAAAGTTCCAACTTTCCAATCCATATGTAACAACTCAAAAAGAAAACGTTAGTCACATTTACCTTGTAACCCCAAAAAAACTGGGTAATTTAAAACCTCTCTAAAATCACTTAAGATTTTACCTAATAAGCAGTCAATGTTAAAGTTAGCACCTATGACTACCTTTATAACCTACTGAGTTATTTGTATACTCAATGTACAAGGTGTAACACTTCCggatcaaataaatatatatcgggaattctattttcaaaactATACATTTTCAccataaaattatttgtgtCAGTAACGTCAGTTTCCCAACTCTCCGGTCAAAGCTGCTCTATCGACACTCTAAATTCcgaatctttaaattttttgaggACCTCGTTACGAAAATGCCAAACACTTCAAAGATCAAACTagattttcacatatttttcaaacaGGACAACAGTTTGTTGCCCACTACTTTAATTGAAGTGTGAATAAGTTCAACGATTATTTTGGTCATTACTCTAATGAACAACTGcagaagaacaaaagaaataaatatatgcgGATTCACCACCAGAAGGACCAACTAATGTTCATAATTTCCATAAACCCTAAATAAAGCTCGAGTGCACGAATCACCAAACATGAATCATAAATGATGTTCCTCGTACTAAGATTACCGTCTTTGAGGGGGGCCAAGCACTCGTAGGAGATCTCAAACTGCAAGGGGTTGAGGAACGCGGCTGGGTTGTCCAAAACGGCGACGTTTGTGAGGTTCACTGCGCTCATCGTCTGGAACCGGAACAGGTTTCCGCTGCTTTGGGATGGGAATGGGTCCTAGGCCGGGATTGAATGTCAGTCATCGAAGAGGGGAAGAGTCCGGAAAAGCTTTGAACGGAAAATGGCTTTGAGTTTTATATACAGCTTCGAGGACCGAGGTGGGTTTGTTTCGAGGGGGAAGTGCGGGATTACATGCTGCAGCCGGTAGTGGGTGTGGAGAGAAGTGGGGTTCACAATTTGgcgggagttttttttttttttaatcttactgatttttatttaatttagagACATTACTGATTTTTTCATTGCTCAATTTAATACCTAAAAGATAAATGTTTTTgccataaaagaattatataaaattaaatttgcaAACTGAAATGATTTCATATGGTGCGTTagattataaacttattttattgtaaaatagatctaataaatattataaaataacattaacttatgagtttacttttatataatttctttacgTTCATagtaattttgtttaaaaacgTGATTACTTAAAACGCATTTGTATTGTTTAAAACGCCAAATCACCAACTCCTAACTCCAAAGAAGTGGCTCAAAAAGACTAACTATTGTACATATATTTTGAAagtatctaataattattttgataataacatgacttgaattTTGTTATTCTTGAGAGTTTATATTGCAATGTTACGAAGATTATTATTGCAGTGTggttattataatatttattaagcatttttatatttattttgctaaGCAATAAAGGTTTATTTAAGAGAGTATCAAATATAAAGTTGTtatgttgaaataaaaatacctACACTTCTGTTTTGTTATTCCATTCTTTCAAAAACCCGAGCCGAATTCtcataaatatgataaataaggTAGCatatgttataaatttataattctaTAGAGAAATGTATTTTAATTAGGTGTTTAGTTATTTGggagagaatgaaaaaaaagaaagcaaaacataaaatgcttttcacaaaatacttattACACCCTCTCATCTTTCGTTTTTCAACccttttcacaaaatatatagaatttaataaataaatgaataaataaataaattcccATTTTATATAGGTGGTAGAAACTTTCAATCtaaattttctatataaaaaatcgAATCATATACCATCAAACCATTGCTCTTGAAAATGAATTCACATACTTAAAACACTCATTAGTATGCTTTGCATAAGCAAGGACAAAATGAGCCCTTCATCTTTGACTTGGTATATTTATCCTTTACAATTTTGATAAGAGGCATTTTATACATTAGCTTATAGCTGCATCACATCCTcgtgatgtttttttttttctttttttttaaccgcAGCACACtgttaaaaatggaattttaataataattttaattttatataactaacttcgaattaaaataaaattgtaaaatatttatatagaaatGATACGTTTATCATTTTGATTGTAACTATGAataatctttaaattatttttttaatccaaaaattaGTGAAAAATGCCAGACCAATATATTATAACAAGACAAGCATGGGGTGGAAATATACTAAACAAGGGCATTCACAAtagtttatttatcttatttttaaaaatatatcactaaattttattttttatattttatatattgacttttacaacatatataagcttatatattttttattcatataatttaaataatatttttttaaacatttcctttccaccaataaatttgtaatatatatattttttatttacgatatattattatatacaatgcAATATAATTCAATCttataaacacaaaaataaaaatatataagccacataacgactaaaaaataaaatcaaaatatgaaaaatttggaTAAATAGTGTTTCCAACATATTTggtaggaaaaaataaaatataggcgttttaaatgatgaacaataaaaataatttattttgaaatgtaaaagtaaaagaaaatgagagaattttatattttatttgaaagtttaaaatattatgttttaatattattatttttttaagatttgaaaacgttgaattgtttattatattttatatgaagatttgaaaaaagtgtaatgataagatgagatgaaataataattttgtgttttactTTTATCTTGTACCCCAAACCAGCCCAGGtacaaactcatctcaatttatcattataatttttttaaatttaaacacaaaatataataaataatgtaattttttaaattttaaaataataataatattaaaaaataatattttatcattttgactcaactcaactcaattcagttcacgTAAATGTAACAtttagggtgtgtgtggatgttaaagtgagttgagttgtgatgataaaatattgttagaatattattttttaatattattattattttgaaatttaaaaaagttaaattatttattatattttatattaaaattaaaaaaattataataataaattgaaatgagttaaaatgaatttggtaaccaaacgtacCTTACTTGACATCATTCTAACtttacggaaaaaaaaaaaactaagaccAGGATTTGCAATTGGGCTTCGGCCACATGCAATTGCACCACCTTTTGACTTCTTGTTAGCTGGTCACCAAGTTTAGTGGAGCATATGTACGAGGGTACAAAAGTCTTTTACTACAGTCCATCTCAGACTATAAATGAACTTTTACGGCTATCACCAAAAAAGGAACTGATTCGCCAAGGCCAACGCCAACTATTACAACACGTC encodes:
- the LOC121254016 gene encoding histone chaperone ASF1B-like, with translation MSAVNLTNVAVLDNPAAFLNPLQFEISYECLAPLKDDLEWKLIYVGSAEDETYDQLLESVLVGPVNIGNYRFVLQADPPDPSKIRDEDIIGVTVLLLTCSYLGQEFVRVGYYVNNDYDDEQLREEPPPKLLVDRVQRNILADKPRVTKFPINFHPQNNEHGEEPPPLPEHAIETSENGEEPPPPSPDHPSSDQ